Within the Peromyscus maniculatus bairdii isolate BWxNUB_F1_BW_parent chromosome 2, HU_Pman_BW_mat_3.1, whole genome shotgun sequence genome, the region gagagagagttgctaAGAGCACCTAGGAGTCAAGACGCTGGACACAGAACTTAAGGGGCTGTGCATCGTGCTGAGTTCCTGGACTCATGTCCTCTTTAACCCCATGGCATGGATGTGGGAAGTGCCTATCAGAGCCTGGGACAGGGCCTGGCCCTTTGTTGAGGCCACTGATGTCAAGGACCCTGATCTCAGTACTCAAGTCCTGCTCTTGGCTCGATCAGACAACTTCCAGCCTTTCAAGCCTAGAAGCTGTGGCTTTGAGTCCTGCCTCCAACAGGACCTggttgtgtgaccttgagcaagtcaTGTGCTTCCTGGAACCTAATCTATGAAACTGGGATGGATTCCTACATGATGGAGATGTGGTAAAGATTCCATTAGAGGAAGATAAAATGGTGTCCTtgacagtgtctgtctgtctgtctgtccctcaagTCAGTCAGTGCTCTGCAATCAGCAGCTGGTATTATGACCACAGTTCCCCCTGAACTGTCATCTCACTGGAGCACAGGGAAGTAAGCCCTGTGTTCCCCAATTTAAAGGACATTGGGGTCACCTGCGTGAGTTGTGGGGTCAGGAAACATGGCACTTTTGCTACTCAAAGGCCAGTCCAGCCCCATGGGGCTAGTAGCACACACCTGGTTCTCAGGAGCAGCCAGGTGACGACAGATAGATAGCCTCCATCCATCAATGACAGCAGcagtcccacctaactttatggACCCAGCATCTACTTAAGACTGTGAAGAACAAAGTCTGGTCCAGTTcccccaggctgctgctgagaaCAGGTATGAGTGGAGGCTGAGGGCCCTGGGGCTTGGGACACAAGGTGAACAGGTTTCAAAGGGAAGCACCAAGGAAAAGTAGTGGCTCTGGTTTGGGGTTCGGTCTggctttatttacttatctatctatctatctatctatctatctatctatctatctatctatctaattctGGTGTTttgcctctatctatctatctatctatctatctatctatctatctatctatctatctatctatctatctatctatctaattctggtgttttgcctgcatgtatatctgtgtgaagaGATCAGatcttgaagttacagacagttcttagctgccatgtgggtgctgagaattgaacccgagtacctggaagagcagccagtgctcccaaccactgagccgtctctccagcctctttctttgttttgagacaaggtcttgctatatagcatgggctggccttgaactggtgacttcctgagagctgggattggaTATATATGCCATCATACCTAGCAAATTGGGGCTCTTGTCCTCAACACTTCAGAATCTAGTTATCTCAGCTCGGAAGGTAGAAAGGTTGTGGGAAACCTCCGTGTGAGGGGCACAGAGCTCAGCCCCACTTGGCCCGACTCCATCCCGGCTTCAACCATGTTCTGCAGAGGACGGTTTGTACTTGTCTCTCCTACAGGGCTTCAGCCCCTCGTCTACAGATGCGGTGAACATGAGTAGCCAGAGATGAAGGGACTTTGCTTGGGGTGCTAGGCTTAGCGACGGGAAGACCAGCAGAGAAGAGGACAGTTCTGCGACCTTCTGCGCCAGGACCCAGCACCATGACGGTGTCTTACACTCTCAAAGTGGCAGAGGCCCGCTTCGGAGCCTTCTCTGGCCTGCTCCTCCGCTGGAGGGGCAGCATCTACAAGCTCCTGTACAAGGAGTTTCTGCTGTTCGGGGCCTTGTATGCTGTGCTCAGCGTCACCTACCGGTGAGCGCAGCTCTGAGCCCTGGCCTAAGAGGACCTGGGCCGCCGGCCTCCTACCAACCCAGGTCTCTCTGCCTGACATGCCCTAGGCTGTGGCTGACCCAGGAGCAGAAGCAAATTTATGCCCAGGTGGCCCGATACTGCAACCGTTCAGCAGACCTCATCCCTCTGTCCTTCGTGCTGGGTGAGCCCAccctcaccctcccacccccgccccttgTCCTGACTTTTGGGTTGAGGTGACAATTCTTGGCAGCAATGGCCTGGGGTCAACCAGCAAAGAGAAGGGTTAGAGCCTGGGTCCACAGTTTCCTCTGGGTTACTCCTTGCGCGTCATTTGGGGGACCCTCAGTCTTCACTGGCACAAAGACACACCCCTTGGCCTTATAACCCCACTCTGGTTACCAAATGGGAGCCAGAGAGAAGGGAtagcccctccctccccgccaTGGAAGAAAGGTCTCAGAGTCAACAGTAACCCCACCTCGGACTCCCACTTCCCTCTTCCCCGGCAGTTtgcatcctcttcttcttccgGGCCTGACTTTCTCAGCAAGGCCGTGGGACCGGAAGGGCCATAGAGTCCAATGGAGGACCTCCCTAGCGCCTGGcacctttctttctgcctctgctatCCATGGTGGCTCACTAGGTTTCTACGTGACTTTGGTGGTGAACCGATGGTGGTCTCAGTACACGAGCATTCCGCTGCCGGACCAGTTAATGTGTGTCATCTCGGCCTGTGTGCATGGCGTGGACCAGAGCGGCCGTTTACTACGCCGAACTCTCATCCGCTATGCCAACCTGGCGTCGGTGCTGGTGCTGCGATCTGTCAGCACCCGTGTGCTCAAGCGCTTCCCCACTATGGAGCACGTGGTGGATGCAGGTGCCTGGGTAGCCGCAGCCCCTGGGTGGGAGGCTGGATGTCGTCTTGGCTTTCTTCCCGTGATGGAAAGGTCTGACCCTTAGGGGGCGCTCCAGGATTCCAGGGAAGCCAGTGGGTTTAAGGGAGACCAGCCAGCTGCTGGACCACTAGCGCCCCTGGCGGCATGAGATGTCTGCACCTTACCTTCTTCCCCCCCGGGGCAGGTTTCATGTctcaggaagagaggagaaagtttGAGAGCTTGAAATCTGATTTTAACAAGTACTGGGTCCCTTGCGTCTGGTTCACTAACCTCGCCGCCCAGGCCCGCAGGGATGGACGAATCCGTGACGACATCGCTCTCGGTCTCATACTGGAAGTAAGTCCGTTTAGGATTTGGATCATTGGTTCTCCTAGCACTAGCTTCAAAATAATAACTTTGGTACTTGACCCTTAAAAGGCTCCAACTATATACCAcacactttttttgggggggagggggatacAAGATTACTCTCCATAGCTcaagcttgcctggaactcactgtttagcccaggctggcctcaaatccatgGCAATCCTGCCATTGTCTCACAAActttgggattacaggcgtgaacCACTAGGCCCAGCTACGGAGCACTTTGGAAGCACGTGCTTAGGTTGACTCCCTTAGTGCCTGAGGGCTATTCTCATCCccctttcacagatgaagaaactgaggcacagagttgAAAAGCCTCTCACACGGCATGTTAGTGAAGCTGGGATTCATGGGCGCTCTGGCTCCAGGCCCAGAATGTTGTTTGCTACCTTCCTACATTGCTTCCTACCCGAAGCACCCCAGCCTGAGAGCAGTGGGGCTCGGGCCGGCCCAGGTCACCTTTGTGGagtctcctgccctcctcctcatCTGCCTTATTtgtctcctctgacctcccatcACCCGCTCTCTCTAGGAGCTGAACAAGTACCGTGCCAAGTGCAGCATGCTGTTTCACTATGACTGGATCAGCATCCCCCTTGTCTACACCCAGGTAACTGTTTCCTGCCTGCCCAGCTCAGGTGCCCATTGGACATCCTGTGGTGTGTGAGTTACCGAGGGGCCTTGATGGCTCTTCACCCAGGCCAAGTCGGTCTCAGGAGACACTGAACTGTGAGGGTCATCCTCAGAAACCTTACTCTACTCCCATGGGTAATACCCTTGTCCCTCATCCTCAAAAATCTTCCTCCACACCTGTAAAGAGAACTGTCttgatccaggcagtggtggcccacgcctttaatcccagcactcaggaggcagaggtaggagcaGGCAACTCCCCAAGTTggaggctggtctacagagcggggctccaggtcagccagggctacagagaaactgtcttgaaaaacaaaaacaaaaaagacgaTCCTGTCCTGCcaggagtggtagcacacatctttaatcccagcactcgggaagcagaggcagaaggatctctgtgagttcgaggacagcctgggctacatagcaagacaaaAAGATGAAGCTGTCTCCATTGCAACTGGCACCCAGTCCCCGCTTGATGACTTGCCAGACCCCCCCCAGGCCCCCACAGACAGGGATTGGGTTTCTTGCTGCCCCTGGCTTTTCCCTCTTCAGGTGGTGACGATAGCCGTATACTCCTTCTTCGCCCTTTCCCTGGTCGGCCGACAGTTTGTGGAGCCGGAAACAGGGGCTGCCCAACCTCAGGAGCCTCTGGAGCCAGACAAAGAGGTCTCTTCAGCCCTGGGGGACCTGGACATGTTTGTGCCTCTGACCACGTTGCTGCAGTTTTTCTTTTACGCTGGCTGGCTCAAGGTCGGTATGGCATCCTACTCTGTAGAGGTGGGCACAGATAATCACTATCACACTGCAGTgctgggcagtgggggggggggctctgcaCCTAGAAGACACCGTTTCTGCAATTCATAGGTAGCTGAACAGCTCATTAACCCCTTTGGAGAAGATGACGACGACTTTGAGACCAATCAGCTCATAGATCGAAACCTGCAGGTTAGGTGTGGGGGAAGGGGCAGAGATAGCCAGGTGTGCAGAGAAACAGTTGTGACCTGCTGCTTGCCCTGCTTCTGGCTCAGGTGTCCCTGCTCTCGGTGGATGATATGTACCAGAACCTGCCTCCTGCTGAGAAGGATCAGTACTGGGATGAGGCCCAACCTCAACCACCCTATACGGTGGCCACAGCCGCCGAGTCACTGCGTCCTTCCTTCTTGGGTTCCACTTTCAACCTGCGGTAAGTCGAGATTTGACATGGAAACCGGTGCCCAGTCCCTGGCCACCCTATGGGGATACAAACAAGTCCTCTGAGAGTCAATCCTTGTCTATGTCCGCCCTGGCAACGGCAGCATGAGTGATGACCCCGAGCAGTGCCTGCAAGTGGAGGCGTCCCCAAGGTCCGACCTGCCAGCAACCGCCACCCAGACCCCGCTGCTGGGCCGCTTCCTGGGCTCAGGAGCGCTCTCGCCTGCTATAAGCCTACGGAACTTAGGGCGAGCACGCGGCGCCCCCAGGACCCCGCATCTGCTCCGCTTCCGGACCGAGTTGGGTGGTGAGGAGGCTGCCAGCCGTATAGATGAGGCAGAGGAATCTGGCGATGAAGCCCTGGAACCTTGAGAGCCCCCTCTGCCGGTGGCGGCCACCCTGCCTTCTTCCCTAGCTGCGCTTGGTCCTATCAGCCGCTGCTCAGGGCAATTTCTCTGGACAGCGGGTTGGCCATTGGGGAAAGCATCTGTGGACAGCTCTTGAAAGTAAAGATGACGAGGAGAGCTGGGGGTAGGGTGTGTCTCCTTTAGTGTGAAGTGGGATAGATTGCTTGGGGAGGCGAAGCTAGAATGAAGAAAAGACCAAATATATAGGGCTGGCACACAGAGGCAAGGCTACCTTTTCAGGCGCTGGGGAGCTAGGCCAACGGTCCACAACAGTAGGGGAACACCAGCATCCCCGAAGTCTTGCCTGGTGCCCAGCCCCAGGCTCTAGGTGCCGCATTTGGTTGAGCACAGGAAGTGGCATTTCTAGTTGTGGGTCGATGCTGTGCTGCTGGTCTGGAACAGCTGTTTTAGAATCAAGTGCGGGAAAAGTGAAAGGCCACACGCTCCCTAGCCCAGTAACCTCACTCTGAAGGCAGGTCAGCGGGTACGGCGTGGGACCTTTGTCTGCAAAATGCTCGCGGCTTGTTTGTAATATGTGCATTTGTTCACTGTGAATCACGACTGTTTAATTTGGCATTTGCCTAGGGTGTAGGTGGAATTAGGATTGGGAACTTGCCTTGGTGGCCCAGCACTTAACCAAGACCAGAGTTGTAGAAGCAAGATCTCCTGACTTTTGCTTTTGTAAAAGGACAGCTAATGTCAGAACCAAGGAAGACAGCTAAGGATGGAAACACTGGAGTGTAGACAGGACCTCGCTAAAtcacccaagctggccttgaactatggGATTCTCCCACCCAGCTTTCCAAGTGGCTTGTGCCAATGGGACCTAGTCCTACCTATGTCCTAAATTCCAAGACTATTTTATGTGGATGTTTGTCAGCATACATAAGTGCACCATGTACAGTGCCCCTAGAAAGTCATTGTGTCGTACCTCCTGGAACCTCAAAAGTGAGctttgggagctgccatgtggatactgggaaatgaacctgagTGCTCACCTCAAGAGCCAGAGACATTTCTCCATccctccaatttttaaaatgaaaactgtatTACATTTATCAGTGTGTGTTGTTGAACGGGTGTGGGTTCACACGGGTCTGTGGGAAGAAGACACAGcatattttaaggatgtcttagcctttccagctgcagggggacTCAGCCTCTTGCAGACTGAGACACCCTCCGTTAGCCAAGGGTTTTTTATTGTTGTCCAATTTACACTTTTATCAAGTTGATTTCCATATCCCCCCTAACTAAGCCTCCAAAGGGACAATGCCAAATGAAAATTCTCAATTAATGAATATCAGTTTTCTGTTCCCAACCAAGTCTGCATAGGCTCTGTACccttgggagactctcagacaagattcacagagggcaacaagagaaacaaTACGTAACAGAGTCACGAAGGGTGGAT harbors:
- the Best4 gene encoding bestrophin-4; its protein translation is MTVSYTLKVAEARFGAFSGLLLRWRGSIYKLLYKEFLLFGALYAVLSVTYRLWLTQEQKQIYAQVARYCNRSADLIPLSFVLGFYVTLVVNRWWSQYTSIPLPDQLMCVISACVHGVDQSGRLLRRTLIRYANLASVLVLRSVSTRVLKRFPTMEHVVDAGFMSQEERRKFESLKSDFNKYWVPCVWFTNLAAQARRDGRIRDDIALGLILEELNKYRAKCSMLFHYDWISIPLVYTQVVTIAVYSFFALSLVGRQFVEPETGAAQPQEPLEPDKEVSSALGDLDMFVPLTTLLQFFFYAGWLKVAEQLINPFGEDDDDFETNQLIDRNLQVSLLSVDDMYQNLPPAEKDQYWDEAQPQPPYTVATAAESLRPSFLGSTFNLRMSDDPEQCLQVEASPRSDLPATATQTPLLGRFLGSGALSPAISLRNLGRARGAPRTPHLLRFRTELGGEEAASRIDEAEESGDEALEP